A genomic segment from Candidatus Viadribacter manganicus encodes:
- a CDS encoding DUF4910 domain-containing protein — protein sequence MPVIRESLVQKLYKPGIGQELWDFANGIYPICRSISGNGVRETLGHIKQKIDLQIHEVPSGTQAFDWTIAPEWNIRDAWIKDPQGNKIIDFKKHNLHVLNYSAPINGKFQLADLKKHIFTMPDQPDLIPYRTSYYNINWGFCMSHDQLMSLPDGEYEAFIDSDHNPNGSLTYGEYFLQGESDEIFLFSAHCCHPSLANDNCSGMSVNTHLAQALTQLQGKTRYSYQFIFAPGTIGSITWLSRNEDKIKRIKNGLILSCVGDPGGPTYKRSQAGDAIVDRAVEKILRDEEAAPNIVDFWPYGYDERQYNSPAFRLNVGLLLRSRFGLFPEYHTSADNMEFLKPDALEKSYKHTLQIIDILENEYKTMNLAPHGEPNLGKRGLYGAIGGDKKAYDANLPVFWMLNQSDGQHSLLDIAQRAKLPYERIHDAAKVLSENNLLEVLND from the coding sequence ATGCCCGTTATTCGTGAGTCACTCGTCCAAAAGCTCTACAAGCCGGGCATCGGCCAAGAGCTGTGGGACTTCGCCAACGGCATTTACCCGATCTGCCGCTCGATTTCGGGCAATGGCGTCCGCGAGACCCTCGGACACATCAAGCAAAAGATCGACCTGCAGATCCACGAAGTGCCCTCAGGCACCCAGGCGTTCGATTGGACGATCGCGCCCGAGTGGAACATCCGCGACGCCTGGATCAAGGACCCTCAGGGCAACAAGATCATCGACTTCAAGAAGCACAATCTGCACGTGCTGAACTATTCAGCGCCGATCAATGGCAAGTTCCAGCTGGCGGACCTGAAGAAGCACATCTTCACAATGCCGGATCAGCCCGACCTGATCCCGTACCGGACCAGCTATTACAACATCAACTGGGGCTTTTGCATGAGCCACGACCAGCTGATGAGCCTGCCGGACGGCGAGTACGAGGCGTTCATCGATTCCGACCACAACCCGAACGGTTCACTGACCTACGGCGAATACTTCCTCCAGGGCGAGAGCGACGAGATCTTCTTGTTCTCAGCGCACTGCTGTCACCCCTCGCTCGCCAACGACAACTGCTCGGGCATGAGCGTCAACACGCACCTTGCCCAAGCTCTGACCCAACTCCAAGGCAAGACGCGTTACTCGTACCAGTTCATCTTCGCACCCGGCACGATCGGCTCGATTACCTGGCTCAGCCGCAATGAAGACAAGATCAAGCGCATCAAGAACGGCCTGATCCTGTCGTGTGTCGGCGATCCGGGTGGCCCGACCTACAAGCGCAGCCAAGCCGGCGACGCCATTGTCGACCGCGCCGTCGAAAAGATTCTGCGCGACGAGGAAGCCGCTCCGAACATCGTCGACTTCTGGCCCTACGGCTACGACGAGCGCCAATACAATTCGCCGGCCTTCCGCCTGAACGTTGGCCTGCTCCTGCGTTCGCGTTTCGGCCTCTTCCCCGAGTATCACACCTCGGCGGACAACATGGAATTCCTGAAGCCGGACGCGCTCGAGAAATCCTACAAGCATACGCTCCAGATCATCGACATCCTCGAGAACGAGTACAAAACGATGAACCTCGCGCCGCACGGCGAGCCGAACCTTGGCAAGCGCGGCCTTTACGGCGCCATCGGCGGCGACAAGAAGGCCTACGACGCCAACTTGCCGGTGTTCTGGATGTTGAACCAATCGGACGGTCAGCACTCGCTGCTGGACATCGCACAACGCGCGAAGCTCCCCTATGAGCGCATCCATGATGCCGCGAAAGTGCTGAGCGAGAACAACCTTCTGGAAGTTCTCAACGACTAA
- the rfbC gene encoding dTDP-4-dehydrorhamnose 3,5-epimerase, whose protein sequence is MKFHKTTLQDVVLIEMTPFGDNRGWFGRSFCMKEFAENNLEVSYPQHNTGYSKTKGTVRGMHFQVDPHYEVKVVRALQGAVHDIIVDMRPHSSTYLKWEGFDLSFENGRQLYVPRGFAHGYQTLVDDTQVSYLCSAMYVPDSNGGYRHDDPAFGLKWPLPVSEMSDKDKAWPDFVQPEKSGVKPSSMPVRF, encoded by the coding sequence ATGAAATTCCACAAGACCACCCTGCAGGACGTCGTTCTCATCGAGATGACGCCGTTCGGCGACAATCGCGGCTGGTTCGGGCGTTCCTTCTGCATGAAGGAATTCGCCGAAAACAATCTTGAGGTCAGCTACCCGCAGCACAACACCGGCTACTCGAAGACGAAGGGCACCGTGCGCGGCATGCACTTCCAAGTCGATCCGCATTACGAAGTGAAAGTTGTCCGCGCGCTGCAAGGCGCCGTGCACGACATTATCGTCGACATGCGCCCGCATTCGAGCACGTATCTGAAGTGGGAGGGGTTCGATCTGTCCTTTGAGAACGGTCGTCAGCTTTATGTGCCGCGTGGCTTTGCGCACGGTTACCAAACGCTCGTGGATGATACGCAGGTGAGCTATCTTTGCTCGGCCATGTATGTGCCGGATTCAAACGGCGGCTATCGTCACGATGACCCGGCGTTCGGCTTGAAGTGGCCGCTGCCAGTGAGCGAAATGTCAGACAAGGACAAGGCTTGGCCGGATTTCGTGCAGCCGGAAAAGAGCGGCGTAAAGCCAAGCTCGATGCCGGTTCGCTTCTAA
- a CDS encoding transglutaminase-like domain-containing protein, producing the protein MADSGPMLGHVSLEVIPRSDGRDLIESQSIYLRESGGLPHRARTRTVVRENNEGQALSIESTSTMGRFRTRTRARISGARVEVERETPSGQTRETIILPDNVRFDDGDGLVQNWTPEALTRLEFLNFDSDTMAVERIVIEAQGAPNEAGRFSALRWRYDGGQLRGVARLVLEHGRVVEVAQPMFGETFRTRLSDRATAQRAHPPYQVIPNMAQRSPYRISAEARRGHLRFRYEFREGVGFPLPQTGEQRVRVENGSATLDICEGCGPGLGADGATLADASRSTAWLQSDHPRLRAMAAAIREYDVSDARKMELLLERAIPYLEAADFNGHYSALDTLDRRAGDCTEAAVLLAALGRAAGIPTRVASGVSYSRESYHGVSNAFIPHSWTLAYVDGAWRSFDLSLREFDSAHIALTIGDGDPSSIAAAGQLASLLRLDSIAEVRRRDD; encoded by the coding sequence ATGGCGGACAGCGGCCCGATGCTTGGCCATGTGTCGCTTGAGGTGATCCCTAGATCAGATGGGCGTGATCTCATCGAGAGCCAGAGTATTTATCTGCGCGAAAGCGGGGGCCTCCCGCATCGTGCGCGTACGCGCACGGTGGTGCGTGAGAACAATGAGGGGCAGGCGCTTTCTATAGAGTCCACGTCCACCATGGGACGCTTTCGCACGCGAACGCGGGCGCGCATTAGCGGCGCGCGCGTTGAGGTCGAACGCGAAACGCCGAGTGGTCAAACGCGCGAAACGATCATCTTGCCAGACAATGTCCGCTTCGATGATGGCGATGGGCTGGTGCAGAATTGGACGCCAGAGGCTTTAACCCGCCTGGAGTTTTTGAACTTCGACAGCGATACCATGGCGGTCGAGCGCATCGTTATCGAGGCGCAAGGCGCGCCAAATGAGGCGGGGCGATTCAGTGCGCTGCGTTGGCGCTATGACGGTGGTCAGTTGCGCGGCGTCGCTCGCCTTGTGTTGGAGCATGGCCGCGTTGTTGAAGTCGCGCAGCCGATGTTCGGCGAGACGTTCCGTACGCGGCTAAGCGATCGTGCAACCGCTCAGCGCGCCCATCCGCCCTATCAAGTAATCCCCAATATGGCCCAACGCTCGCCGTATCGGATTTCCGCAGAGGCGCGGCGCGGTCACCTGCGATTTCGCTATGAATTTCGTGAAGGCGTCGGCTTTCCGCTTCCGCAGACTGGTGAGCAACGTGTCCGTGTGGAGAACGGTTCCGCCACACTCGATATTTGCGAAGGTTGCGGGCCCGGCCTTGGCGCCGATGGTGCGACTTTAGCCGATGCTTCCCGCTCCACAGCTTGGTTGCAAAGCGATCACCCGAGACTGCGCGCCATGGCGGCTGCAATACGCGAATACGATGTGAGCGATGCTCGTAAGATGGAGCTGTTGTTGGAACGCGCGATTCCGTATCTGGAAGCAGCGGATTTCAACGGTCATTATTCTGCGTTGGATACGCTTGACCGTCGCGCTGGCGATTGCACCGAGGCGGCGGTGCTTTTGGCTGCTCTCGGCCGGGCCGCTGGCATTCCCACGCGGGTTGCGAGCGGGGTGTCGTACTCTCGTGAGAGCTATCATGGCGTAAGCAACGCCTTCATACCGCACAGCTGGACGTTGGCCTACGTTGATGGCGCTTGGCGGAGTTTCGATCTGTCGCTCCGTGAATTCGATAGCGCTCATATTGCGCTAACGATTGGCGACGGCGATCCAAGTTCGATCGCCGCCGCTGGTCAGTTGGCGAGCTTATTGCGGCTCGACAGCATCGCTGAGGTCCGCCGCCGCGACGACTGA